The genomic DNA ACGCTCTGCCGTACCTAACATTTCTAAAGTAGCATTCTCTAAAGTAAAACCTCTCTCTTCAGATATTACTGTTCCTCCAGTTAAAATAGCAATATCTTCTAGCATTGCTTTACGTCTGTCTCCAAATCCTGGAGCTTTTACCGCTGCAATTTTTAAAGAACCTCTTAGTTTATTAACAACTAAAGTTGCTAAAGCTTCTCCGTCTACATCTTCTGCAATAATTAATAAAGGTTTTCCCGTTTGTGCTACTGGTTCTAAAACAGGTAACAAATCCTTCATTGTAGAGACTTTTTTATCGTATAATAATACGTAAGGATTCTCTAAATCTGTAATCATTTTTTCGCTGTCTGTAACAAAGTAAGGCGATAAGTAACCTCTGTCAAATTGCATACCTTCAACAACGTCTACATAAGTATCTGTTCCTTTTGCCTCTTCAACAGTTATTACACCTTCTTTTCCTACTTTACCAAATGCATTTGCAATTAACTCACCAATAACTTCATCGTTATTTGCAGATATTGATGCAACTTGTTTTATTTTATCTGAAGAGTTTTTTACTTCTTTTGATTGCTTTCCTAAATCTTCAACTAAGGCAGTAACAGCTTTGTCAATACCGCGTTTTAAATCCATTGGGTTTGCACCTGCAGCAACATTTTTTAAACCTTCTTTCACAATTGCTTGTGCTAAAACTGTCGCAGTAGTTGTACCATCACCAGCTAAATCGTTGGTTTTAGATGCAACTTCTTTTACCATTTGAGCGCCCATATTTTCTAATGGGTTTTCTAACTCAATTTCTTTTGCAACACTTACACCATCTTTAGTTACAACTGGTGCGCCAAATGAACGGCTAATAATTACATTTCTACCTTTTGGTCCTAAAGTTACTTTAACTGCATTAGCTAATGCATCTACACCGCGTTTTAAGCCATCGCGGGCTTCTATATCAAATTTTATATCTTTTGCCATCGTTAAATTATTTTAATTTTAGCATTTTTGTAAAAACGAAATGCTATTTTTATTTTATTCTCAAAAAATTGAGAATGTGTGTGTTTTGTTTTTATAAATTTCGCATTACATACGAAATGACATTATTTATTAAATAATTGCCATGATGTCTTCTTCACGCATCATTAAAAAATCTTGACCATCTAATTTAATTTCAGATCCAGAATATTTTCCATAAAGTACAGTGTCTCCAACTTTAACGGTAAGCGGTTCATCTTTTTTACCGTTTCCAACAGCGACTACAGTTCCTTTGTGTTGTTTTTCTTGAGCGCTATCTGGAATGTATAATCCAGAAGCGGTTTGTGTTTCAGCAGGAAGTGCTTCTACCAATACACGATCTGCTAATGGTTTAATGTTTACTTTACTCATTTTATTGTTGTTTAGTGCTATCTAAAAAGATAGACGGTTATATAATAATTTTTATGATTAAGATTAAGCTAAAAATGTGCCATTGCAGTAGGACTGACAAAGTTTCAGAAACAAAAAATGCCAACTAAAAAGTTGGCATTTAAATATTATTTAAGGAATATGATTAATTTCCTGTTGAGTCTGTTGCTTGCGTATTGTTTTCTACACTTGGTGCCGGTGTTGCAGGAGCTGCAGGTGTAGTAATTGCGTCTGGATCTAATGCTCTAGAATCTACAGCTGTATTTGTGTCTCTAAACGAAAAATTAGATAGTAAAATTAAAGCAATTAATATTGCTCCTAAAGTCCAAGTACTCTTGTCTAAAAAGTCTGTTGTTTTTTTAACACCTCCTAATTGTTGTGTTCCACCACCGCCAAAAGAAGAAGATAATCCACCACCTTTTGGGTTTTGTACCATAATTACTACTATTAGTAAAAATGCTACAACTACAATTAAGATTAAAAATATAGTAAACGTATTCATTATTCTTTATGGTTTTGTTCTTGTAATTGTTTTATTGCTTTAATTTGGTCTGCAAAGAAACCACTTTTTTCTGGATATTTCAAAATTAAAATGTTGTAAGATTGAATTGCCTTCTTGTAATTTTTTTGTTCTAAATAAATACGCGCTAAAGTCTCTGTCATCAAGGCTTCTGGCTTTATCATTTGAGCTTTTGCAATATTGTGATTCGAGCTTTTTGTTTTTTTTGCTTCTAATTTTGGGCTCTTTTCAATAAATTTTTCAATTAATTCAAACTTTTTTGCTCTTGAAAGAGAGTTTTCTAATTGATTATCAATTGGCTTGTTTTTAGAAGCCTGTGTTTTTTTAATTTCCGTATTTCTATTAATTGGATTAAACTTTGTAAGGCTTAACCATTCTCCAAAGGAATGTGTTTCAGTTTTATTAAATTCTAAAGGTTTTCCTATTTCTAGTATAGTTTCAGGAGATTTGTTTTCTTTTGAAATTTTATTATTTGATTCAGTAGTAAATGTTTTAACTGAAGCTTCAATATGTGCAATTTTATCTTTTTGAACTTTAGGTTGAAAAAGTTCTGGATCTAAAATGTTTGTAGTACTATCAATATGTTCTTTTAATGCATTGTCAATACTTTGGCTTTTATTAACCGAAATGTCTTCAGAAACAACATCTATGGCATTTATGTTTGCTGTATTTTGTTTTATTTGTTGCGAAATTTCATTTTGAGTAAAATTTTCTGAAGTTATAAAATCAAATAGAATACTGCGGTCTGTTGTATAGGCAGCTGTTTTTTTTAAAGCTTGATTGTATTGAAAACTACCACTGTTTTTTAATCCTTTTAAATGCATGGCGCGAGCCGATTGAAAATACGGGAACGTTTTTACAATATCTTGTAAAGCACTTGTTTGGTCTTTAGAGATTGCTTGTGGTTTTTGTAATATGCTTGTAAATTCAATTTTATTCATTACCAATCTGCTAGTGAAGCATTAAATATGTCTTGTGTTAATCTTTCAAATATCTCTTCAAAAGCGGTTGCTTTTATAGCTGTACTAGGTAGAGAGCTTCCTGCATAATCATAAAAGAAAGAGAATCTTTTTTCAAAATCTGCATCTTCTTTTGTTTTATTAAAAAACCTAACATTTACGCTTATGGTAAGCCTATTTTGTGCTGCGGTATTATTTGCAGTTGCTGTGGTAGGAGAGATGCGGTATTCTGTAATTTCGCCTTCGTATACTAAATCTCCATTAGAGTTTACAAGCTCTAAATTGGTTTGATCTTGAATTAAATCTTGCAATGCTATAGTGAAATCTCTTTCTAAACCTGGTTCTATTAATTGCGCATTATTTTGAAAATAATTTACTTGAAATGTTTTTGCTTCACCAACATCTCCACCTGTAAATGAGTATGCACCACAGGCTAATAAGGTTGTTGTGATTGCTAAAATTATTATGTGTTTTAAATATTTCATATTAACTAAAAAGTTGAACTTAGGTGTATTAACGGATTTTTATAAATCAAATTGTTTAATTTTTCTATATAAAGTGCGTTCGCTAATTCCAAGTTCTTCAGCAGCGAGTTTGCGTTTTCCGTTATGGCGTTCTAGAGATTTTTTAATAAGTTCTAGTTCTTTATCGTGTAAAGATAAAGTTTCTTCTTCTTCAATTTCTTCGGCGAAATGATATTTGTCTTCAGCATCTGTTTTAAACTGTTCTGGAGCATCTGCGTCTTGTGGTATAGCTAATACTTGTAAATCGTCTATTTGCTCTTCGTAGTCATGATTGTCGTCGCCGTAAATTTTTTCAATTAAACCTTCGTTATTTTTTTGAACGTCTTTTGCATTACCGTTTTTCATGAGTTCCATGGTAAGCTTTTTTAAATCGTTTAAATCGGCTTTCATATCAAAAAGTACTTTGTATAAAATTTCACGTTCGCTACTAAAGTCGCTTTCAGATTTTGTGGTTTTTATTACTGCTGGTAAGTTATTGCTACCAGAAGGTAGGTAGCCATTTAGTGTTTGTGCAGTGATGGTTCTATTTTGTTCTAATACCGAAATTTGCTCAGCCACATTTCGAAGTTGTCTAATGTTTCCGCTCCATCTAAATTTTAATAATATTTGTATAGCATCATCACTTAGTTTTATGGTTGGCATTTTGTATTTTAAAGCAAAATCACTGGCAAATTTTCTAAATAATAAATGGATGTCTTCTTGTCTGTCTCTAAGTGGTGGTAAATTAATATCTACAGTACTTAGCCTGTAATATAAATCTTCACGAAATTTTTCTTTTTTAATAGCATCAAACATATTTACGTTTGTTGCAGCTACAATTCTAACGTTTGTTTTTTGAACTTTGCTAGAACCTACTTTTATAAACTCACCGTTTTCAAGAACACGAAGTAATCGCACTTGCGTTGTTAAAGGTAGTTCTCCAACTTCATCTAAAAAAATGGTGCCACCATCGGCAACTTCAAAATAACCACTTCTTGTGGATGTTGCTCCTGTAAAAGCTCCTTTTTCGTGACCAAAAAGTTCACTGTCAATAGTACCTTCTGGTATTGCACCACAGTTTACTGCAATATATTTATTGTGTTTTCTATGTGAGAGTTGGTGTATAATTTTAGGAATACTTTCTTTACCAACACCACTTTCTCCTGTAACCAAAACAGAAATATCTGTTGGTGATACTTGTATGGCTTTTTCTATAGCGCGGTTAAGGCCAGCACTATTTCCTATTATGCCAAAACGTTGTTTTGTTGCTTGTATTGATTCCATAACTTGTCCTGCAAAGGCAGGAATCTATTTTAGTTAATATTTTATTCTGCTTCTCCAACAGCTTCACCTATAAGTGTTGCTTTTGTACAATCTGTTACTTTTACATTTACAAAATCACCTATTTTATAATTTCCTTTAGGAAAAACGGCAACTAAGTTTTTTTCTGTGCGTCCAGACCATTGCTCTTTAGATTTTTTAGATTCACGCTCAATTAGTACTTCTACAGTTTTACCAAGGTGTTCTCTTGTTCTAAGCTCGCTATGTTTTAATTGTAGCTCAATAATTTCTTTTAGTCTTCGGCTTTTTACAGCTTCTGGAATATCATCATCAAGTTTACGCTCGGCAAGTGTTCCTGGTCTTTCAGAATAAGTAAACATATAACCAAAATTATATTTTACATATTCCATTAAGCTTAAAGTGTCTTGGTGATCTTCTTCTGTTTCTGTTGGGAAACCGGCAATCATGTCTTGACTAATTGCGCAGTCTGGAATAATAGTTTTTATATTATCTATTAAAGTAAAATATTCTTTACGTGTGTGCAGACGATTCATGGCTTTTAAAATGCGATCGCTTCCACTTTGTACAGGTAAATGTATGTGGTTACATATGTTTTTATATTTAGCCATTGTTTTTATTACCTCTAAACTCATGTCTTGTGGGTTTGAAGTAGAAAAACGAATACGCATTTTTGGTTGTGCCTCTGCGCAAATTTGTAATAATTTTGAAAAGTCTACTGCTGTAGCTTTTTGAATATCTGATGCTTTTGAGAAATCTTTTTTAAGTCCGCCGCCATACCAAAGGTAGCTGTCTACGTTTTGACCTAATAAAGTGATTTCTTTATAGCCTTTGCTCCATAAATCGTTTATTTCTTCAATAATACTTTGTGGATCGCGACTACGTTCTCTACCACGTGTAAATGGTACTACACAAAACGTACACATATTATCACAACCACGTGTTATAGAAACAAAAGCAGTAACGCCGTTGCTGTTTAATCTTACTGGTGAAACATCACCATAAGTTTCATCTTTAGAAAGTACAACGTTAATAGCGTCATGACCTTCTTCAACTTCGGCTAAAAGATTAGGTAGATCTTTGTAAGCATCTGGGCCAACAACGAGATCGACAATTTTTTCTTCTTCTAAAAATTTACTTTTTAAGCGTTCTGCCATGCATCCTAAAACACCAACTTTCATTTTTGGATTAGTACGTTTTACAGCATTGTATTTTTCTAAACGCTTTCTTACAGTTTGTTCTGCTTTGTCTCTAATCGAGCATGTGTTTACTAAAACTAAATCTGCATCTTCTAGTTTGCTTGTGGTGTTATAACCTTGCTCATCTAAAATTGAAGCTACAATTTCACTGTCGCTAAAATTCATAGCACACCCATAACTTTCTATAAAAAGTTTTTTGGTGTTTTTATCGTTTTGGTCTAAAACAAGAGTGTTTCCTTGTTTTTTTTCGTCAATTGTTTTTTCCATAAATCCTACTCAAAAACAGTAACGGTCAAGATTTGTGCCTCATTACTATTAAGTAGCTACAAAGATAGTTTATTTTCTAAATTGTGACAATATGACAGTGTGTTAATTTTATAATAAGAGTTGTTTGTATATTAAGGAAAGAAAGTTTTTGTGTTAATTTCTTTGATTTTAGAGACTGAAATGTGATAGAATTTAATATTAATTATGCTCATATGTATTTTTTCATATACATTTGTAACCTCAAAAATGATATGAATGGCTAAGAATTTAGTAATAGTTGAGTCACCAGCTAAGGCGAAAACGATAGAGAAATTTCTAGGAAAAGATTTTAAAGTAGAATCAAGTTATGGGCATATTTCAGATTTGCCTTCAAAGGAATTGGGTGTAGATGTAGAAGGTGATTTTGATCCAAAATATCAAGTATCCACAGATAAAAAAGCAGTTGTTAAAAAACTAAAAGATTTAGCAAAAAAAGCAGAGATTGTTTGGTTGGCGAGTGATGAGGATCGCGAGGGTGAGGCTATAGCTTGGCACTTAGCAGAATCTCTTGGCTTAGATAAAGAGAAAACTAAACGAATTGTTTTTCATGAAATTACAAAAGCAGCCATTCAAAAAGCTGTAGAAAACCCAAGACAAATAGATTACGATTTAGTAGATGCGCAACAAGCAAGACGTGTTTTAGATAGAATTGTAGGTTATGAGTTGTCTCCAGTGCTTTGGAGAAAAGTAAAAGGAGGACTTTCAGCAGGTAGAGTGCAATCTGTATCTGTAAGATTAATTGTTGAACGTGAGAGAGAAATTCAAGCTTTTAATGCAGAAGCGTCTTATAGAATAGATGCTGAATTTTCTAATGAAGAAGGACAATCGTTTAAGGCTAAATTGCCAAAAACCATAAAAACAAAAGCCGAAGCCTTAAAGTTTTTAGAAAAAAATGCCAAAACAACATTTAAGGTTTCAGATTTAGAAAAAAAACCAGCTAAAAAAGCTCCAGCAGCACCATTTACAACGTCTACATTACAACAAGAGGCATCACGAAAGTTATATTTTTCAGTAAGTAAAACCATGACAATGGCGCAACGCCTTTATGAAGCGGGTTTAATTACTTATATGAGAACAGATAGTGTAAATCTATCTAAAGAAGCAAAGCAAGGAGCAGCAAAAGAAATTATAGAAGCTTACGGTAAAGAATATGCTAAAGAGCGTAATTATAAAGGAAAATCTAAAGGAGCGCAAGAAGCTCACGAAGCTATTAGACCAACAGATTTTTCTGCGCATTCCGCAGGTTTAGACAATGATCAAGTTAGATTATATGAGTTAATTTGGAAACGAGCCATTGCATCACAAATGAGTGAAGCAAAATTAGAACGTACAAATGTAAAAATTAAAGCAGCAGATCATAAAGAAGTATTCTCTGCAAATGGAGAAGTAATAACATTTGATGGTTTCTTAAAAGTATATCTTGAAGGAACAGATGATGAGGATTTAGAACAGCAAGAAGGTATGTTGCCTGCAATGAAAGTTGGAGAAACATTATTAAATAATAGTATAACAGCAACAGAACGTTACACTAGAGCGCCATATAGATATACCGAAGCTTCATTAGTTAAAAAACTTGAAGAGTTAGGTATTGGTAGGCCATCTACATACGCACCAACTATTTCTACAATTCAAAATAGAAATTATGTAGAAAAAGGAACAGTAGAAGGAACAGAGCGTAATTATACGCAATTAGTACTAAAAAATGGAGATGTAAAAGATAACCTGTTAACAGAGAAAGTAGGTTCAGATAAAGGTAAATTAGTGCCCACAGATATTGGTATAATTGTAACCGATTTTTTAGTAAATCATTTTGAAAGTATATTAGATTATAGTTTTACAGCAAATGTAGAAGATCAATTTGATGACATTGCCGACGGTAAAGCAGATTGGAAAAAAGTAATGAAAAGCTTTTATAAAGATTTTCATCCAAGAGTTATAGACGTTCAGGAAAATGCTGAAAGAGAATCTGGAGAACGTATTTTAGGAGAAGACCCTAAAACAGGAAAGCGTGTGAGTGTCCGTTTAGGAAAGTTTGGGCCAATGGTACAAATGGGTACGGTAGATGATGAAGAAAAACCAACTTTTGCAAGCTTAAGTCCTGATCAGCAATTAGGAAGTATTACTTTTGAAGAAGCAATGGATTTGTTTAAATTGCCTAAAAAATTAGGAGAATATAAAGACGAATCTGTTGAGGTTAATAATGGACGTTTTGGACCATATGTTAAATTTGGAAAAGCTTATGTGTCATTACCAAAAGGAACAGATCCTTTAAGTGTAGAGTATGATTATGCTGTAGAGCTTATAAAAGAGAAAGAAAAAGCAGATGCGCCAATTTATACATATAAAGATTTACCTGTACAAAAAGGAAAAGGACGTTTTGGGCCATACATAAAATGGAACAATATGTTTATTAATGTTAACAAAAAGTACGATTGGGATAATTTGTCTGAAGATGATATAATAGAACTTATTGAAGTAAAAATCCAAAAGGAAATTGATAAGGTTGTACATAATTGGGAAGATGAAGGAATACGTGTAGAAAAAGCACGTTGGGGAAGGCATAATGTAATTCAAGGAAAAGTAAAAATTGAATTACCAAAAACAGTAGATGCGGCAGCATTAACCTTAGAGGAAGTAAAAGGTATAATTGAAAAAAACGCACCTAAGAAAAAAGTAACAAAAAGAAAAACTGCTGCAAAGAAAAAAACAACAACTAGGAAAAAAACCACAGCTAAAAAGAAATAATACTTTATGAATTTTAATTTTTTGTCTCCTGTATCAGATTCGGTTTTAGCTCATAATGAGCTTTTATCTATGCAAGCTCTAGGACGAAAATTAAAAATCCATTCTGCACAAAATGGAATTCCAGATTTAGAAAATGTATCAATAGCGATAATTGGAGTTCTTGAAAACAGAAACGATGTTAATTATATAGGTGAAGAATTTCAGCTTAATGAGGTTAGAAAAGCTTTTTATGCATTATATCCAGGAAGTTGGAGTGCAGTTGTTGCAGATTTAGGAGACATAAATAAAGGAGAAACAGTAGAAGATACATACTTTGCCTTAAAAACTACTGTCTCTATATTAATACAAAAAAAAATAATTCCTATTATTTTAGGCGGAAGTCAAGACTTAACTTACGCCATATATCGTGCTTATGACAATTTAAAACCTATGGTCAACATTGTAAATGTTGATTCACGTTTTGATTTAGGAGATTCAACAAAACCAATAAAAAATAATAGTTTTATTGGTAAAATTATTTTGGACGAACCATATAATTTATTTAATTACGCCGCATTAGGTTATCAAACCTATTTCAATTCCCAAGAAGAAATAGACTTAATGGAGCGTTTGTATTTTGAAGCTTATCGTCTTGGCGAAGTTTCTAACGATATAACTATTGTAGAGCCAGCAATGAGAGATGCGAATATTGTAAGTGTTGACTTGGGAGCCGTAAAAGCATCAGAAGTAAGCCTAAAACAACGCCTGTCACCAAATGGGCTAGATGGAAAAGAAATTTGTGCCATAGCCAGATATGCAGGAATTAGTAACAAAGTGACATCATTCGGTATCTTCGAGTATAAGCCTTCTTATGACGACGAAGTGACGTCTATGTTAATTTCACAAATGTTATGGTATTTTATTGAAGGATATAATTGTCGTGTAATTGATGATGAATTTGTTAACGATAATAACCATCAAAAATTTACAGCATTAACAAGTTCAGAAGAGTTAGTTTTCTACAAAAGCACTAAAACAGGACGTTGGTGGATAGAAATTCCTTTTTTGGCAAATGTTAATAATAAATTAAAAAAGCATACGTTATTATCTTGCACGCATAAAGACTATCTTGATGCCTGTAATGATAAGATACCTGAAAGATGGTATAAAGCGTATCAAAAAAATAGCGTCTAAAAAAATGAAAATTGTTCAGTTTTAACACTTTCTTAATCGTTTAAATGTGAAATTTGTACGATGAAATGTAATTTTTTTTAGTTAAAAAGTTGTTTTTTAAAAAATATATAAATATGTTTACGCTCTTAAAAAATTTAAGAGATTAATTAACCTCGAGTTTTTATCATGAATATGAAGAAGTTTGTATTATTAACAGCGGTTTTAGCGCTTTTAGCAAGTTGTGGGTCAAAAGACAAAGGACAACTTGTTGGTGTTAAAGGAAAAAAGTGGCATCCAGAAAAACCTTATGGAATGACATTAGTGCCTGGAGGCGCATTTATTATGGGTAAAGCTGATGACGATTTGGCTGGAATCCAGGATGCACCTGCAAAAACAGTTACAGTAAGAGCCTTTTATATGGACGAAACTGAAATTACTAACAGTGAATATCGCCAATTCGTAGAATGGGTAAGAGATTCTACTATTAGAACTAAATTAGCAATCTTAGCCGATGAAGTAGGAGAAACTGGAGACAGTGGAGAACCTGGAATTGGGCAATTTGCTTTTAAAGATGCAGATCCAGACGATTTGACTCCTTACGAACAATATATGTTAGATAACTATAGTGGTTTAGGAGAAACAGGTTATGAAGGTAGAAAATTAAACCATGATGTGGATTTAATTTTTGATACTGCAGAATATCCAGACGAATACTATGTAGAAGTAATGGATACAATGTACCTTCCTATAGAAGAGTCTTATAATGGACAACGA from Lacinutrix sp. 5H-3-7-4 includes the following:
- the secG gene encoding preprotein translocase subunit SecG gives rise to the protein MNTFTIFLILIVVVAFLLIVVIMVQNPKGGGLSSSFGGGGTQQLGGVKKTTDFLDKSTWTLGAILIALILLSNFSFRDTNTAVDSRALDPDAITTPAAPATPAPSVENNTQATDSTGN
- a CDS encoding co-chaperone GroES; translated protein: MSKVNIKPLADRVLVEALPAETQTASGLYIPDSAQEKQHKGTVVAVGNGKKDEPLTVKVGDTVLYGKYSGSEIKLDGQDFLMMREEDIMAII
- the miaB gene encoding tRNA (N6-isopentenyl adenosine(37)-C2)-methylthiotransferase MiaB encodes the protein MEKTIDEKKQGNTLVLDQNDKNTKKLFIESYGCAMNFSDSEIVASILDEQGYNTTSKLEDADLVLVNTCSIRDKAEQTVRKRLEKYNAVKRTNPKMKVGVLGCMAERLKSKFLEEEKIVDLVVGPDAYKDLPNLLAEVEEGHDAINVVLSKDETYGDVSPVRLNSNGVTAFVSITRGCDNMCTFCVVPFTRGRERSRDPQSIIEEINDLWSKGYKEITLLGQNVDSYLWYGGGLKKDFSKASDIQKATAVDFSKLLQICAEAQPKMRIRFSTSNPQDMSLEVIKTMAKYKNICNHIHLPVQSGSDRILKAMNRLHTRKEYFTLIDNIKTIIPDCAISQDMIAGFPTETEEDHQDTLSLMEYVKYNFGYMFTYSERPGTLAERKLDDDIPEAVKSRRLKEIIELQLKHSELRTREHLGKTVEVLIERESKKSKEQWSGRTEKNLVAVFPKGNYKIGDFVNVKVTDCTKATLIGEAVGEAE
- the groL gene encoding chaperonin GroEL (60 kDa chaperone family; promotes refolding of misfolded polypeptides especially under stressful conditions; forms two stacked rings of heptamers to form a barrel-shaped 14mer; ends can be capped by GroES; misfolded proteins enter the barrel where they are refolded when GroES binds); the protein is MAKDIKFDIEARDGLKRGVDALANAVKVTLGPKGRNVIISRSFGAPVVTKDGVSVAKEIELENPLENMGAQMVKEVASKTNDLAGDGTTTATVLAQAIVKEGLKNVAAGANPMDLKRGIDKAVTALVEDLGKQSKEVKNSSDKIKQVASISANNDEVIGELIANAFGKVGKEGVITVEEAKGTDTYVDVVEGMQFDRGYLSPYFVTDSEKMITDLENPYVLLYDKKVSTMKDLLPVLEPVAQTGKPLLIIAEDVDGEALATLVVNKLRGSLKIAAVKAPGFGDRRKAMLEDIAILTGGTVISEERGFTLENATLEMLGTAERITIDKDNSTIVNGAGDKDMIKNRVNQIKSQIESTTSDYDKEKLQERLAKLAGGVAVLYVGAASEVEMKEKKDRVDDALHATRAAVEEGIVAGGGVALVRAKSVLEKITTENLDETTGIQIVARAIEAPLRTIVENAGGEGSVVVNKVSEGEKDFGYDAKSESYVDMLKAGIIDPKKVTRIALENAASVAGMILTTECALIDIKEDEPAGGMPPMGGGMPGMM
- a CDS encoding sigma-54-dependent Fis family transcriptional regulator; protein product: MESIQATKQRFGIIGNSAGLNRAIEKAIQVSPTDISVLVTGESGVGKESIPKIIHQLSHRKHNKYIAVNCGAIPEGTIDSELFGHEKGAFTGATSTRSGYFEVADGGTIFLDEVGELPLTTQVRLLRVLENGEFIKVGSSKVQKTNVRIVAATNVNMFDAIKKEKFREDLYYRLSTVDINLPPLRDRQEDIHLLFRKFASDFALKYKMPTIKLSDDAIQILLKFRWSGNIRQLRNVAEQISVLEQNRTITAQTLNGYLPSGSNNLPAVIKTTKSESDFSSEREILYKVLFDMKADLNDLKKLTMELMKNGNAKDVQKNNEGLIEKIYGDDNHDYEEQIDDLQVLAIPQDADAPEQFKTDAEDKYHFAEEIEEEETLSLHDKELELIKKSLERHNGKRKLAAEELGISERTLYRKIKQFDL
- a CDS encoding formimidoylglutamase produces the protein MNFNFLSPVSDSVLAHNELLSMQALGRKLKIHSAQNGIPDLENVSIAIIGVLENRNDVNYIGEEFQLNEVRKAFYALYPGSWSAVVADLGDINKGETVEDTYFALKTTVSILIQKKIIPIILGGSQDLTYAIYRAYDNLKPMVNIVNVDSRFDLGDSTKPIKNNSFIGKIILDEPYNLFNYAALGYQTYFNSQEEIDLMERLYFEAYRLGEVSNDITIVEPAMRDANIVSVDLGAVKASEVSLKQRLSPNGLDGKEICAIARYAGISNKVTSFGIFEYKPSYDDEVTSMLISQMLWYFIEGYNCRVIDDEFVNDNNHQKFTALTSSEELVFYKSTKTGRWWIEIPFLANVNNKLKKHTLLSCTHKDYLDACNDKIPERWYKAYQKNSV
- a CDS encoding tetratricopeptide repeat protein, with protein sequence MNKIEFTSILQKPQAISKDQTSALQDIVKTFPYFQSARAMHLKGLKNSGSFQYNQALKKTAAYTTDRSILFDFITSENFTQNEISQQIKQNTANINAIDVVSEDISVNKSQSIDNALKEHIDSTTNILDPELFQPKVQKDKIAHIEASVKTFTTESNNKISKENKSPETILEIGKPLEFNKTETHSFGEWLSLTKFNPINRNTEIKKTQASKNKPIDNQLENSLSRAKKFELIEKFIEKSPKLEAKKTKSSNHNIAKAQMIKPEALMTETLARIYLEQKNYKKAIQSYNILILKYPEKSGFFADQIKAIKQLQEQNHKE
- the topA gene encoding type I DNA topoisomerase, encoding MAKNLVIVESPAKAKTIEKFLGKDFKVESSYGHISDLPSKELGVDVEGDFDPKYQVSTDKKAVVKKLKDLAKKAEIVWLASDEDREGEAIAWHLAESLGLDKEKTKRIVFHEITKAAIQKAVENPRQIDYDLVDAQQARRVLDRIVGYELSPVLWRKVKGGLSAGRVQSVSVRLIVEREREIQAFNAEASYRIDAEFSNEEGQSFKAKLPKTIKTKAEALKFLEKNAKTTFKVSDLEKKPAKKAPAAPFTTSTLQQEASRKLYFSVSKTMTMAQRLYEAGLITYMRTDSVNLSKEAKQGAAKEIIEAYGKEYAKERNYKGKSKGAQEAHEAIRPTDFSAHSAGLDNDQVRLYELIWKRAIASQMSEAKLERTNVKIKAADHKEVFSANGEVITFDGFLKVYLEGTDDEDLEQQEGMLPAMKVGETLLNNSITATERYTRAPYRYTEASLVKKLEELGIGRPSTYAPTISTIQNRNYVEKGTVEGTERNYTQLVLKNGDVKDNLLTEKVGSDKGKLVPTDIGIIVTDFLVNHFESILDYSFTANVEDQFDDIADGKADWKKVMKSFYKDFHPRVIDVQENAERESGERILGEDPKTGKRVSVRLGKFGPMVQMGTVDDEEKPTFASLSPDQQLGSITFEEAMDLFKLPKKLGEYKDESVEVNNGRFGPYVKFGKAYVSLPKGTDPLSVEYDYAVELIKEKEKADAPIYTYKDLPVQKGKGRFGPYIKWNNMFINVNKKYDWDNLSEDDIIELIEVKIQKEIDKVVHNWEDEGIRVEKARWGRHNVIQGKVKIELPKTVDAAALTLEEVKGIIEKNAPKKKVTKRKTAAKKKTTTRKKTTAKKK
- a CDS encoding LptE family protein, with amino-acid sequence MKYLKHIIILAITTTLLACGAYSFTGGDVGEAKTFQVNYFQNNAQLIEPGLERDFTIALQDLIQDQTNLELVNSNGDLVYEGEITEYRISPTTATANNTAAQNRLTISVNVRFFNKTKEDADFEKRFSFFYDYAGSSLPSTAIKATAFEEIFERLTQDIFNASLADW